The bacterium genome has a window encoding:
- a CDS encoding AAA family ATPase, whose protein sequence is MQMTKLTITNYRARRDVSIPLSHFGCLIGENNSGKSSFLQALSLFFSGSKLSTTNYFDEAQPIRIEIVFEDIGNADLARLVEEHRTRVRGIIKAGRLVLVRSYDTNGKSTLLYSTLIPTEERFAPDSVATLLKNGRAGQAFVNKITAAFPELDDMVDTNMNQDAMRQKILELADSLPDEQKSTVDLPLPTGIDKSIIPMLPDPIYIPAVKDLADDIKTTESTPFGKILGILLRAIETKLPFEPPRFFRRLRYVSPAIIAGTS, encoded by the coding sequence ATGCAAATGACAAAACTAACCATTACAAACTACCGAGCTCGCAGGGACGTGTCCATTCCGTTGTCGCATTTCGGGTGTTTGATTGGAGAAAACAACTCGGGGAAATCCTCCTTTCTACAGGCATTGTCGCTGTTCTTTTCAGGTTCAAAACTTTCCACTACCAACTACTTTGATGAGGCACAGCCAATACGTATTGAGATTGTCTTCGAAGATATTGGGAATGCCGATTTGGCAAGGCTTGTTGAAGAACACCGTACTAGAGTCCGTGGAATCATAAAGGCCGGTCGCCTTGTCCTGGTGCGTTCCTATGACACAAATGGCAAAAGTACCCTTCTCTACAGCACGCTTATTCCCACCGAAGAGCGGTTTGCCCCCGACAGCGTAGCTACCTTATTGAAAAACGGACGTGCCGGACAAGCATTCGTTAACAAGATAACAGCAGCCTTCCCTGAACTTGACGATATGGTCGATACAAATATGAATCAAGACGCCATGAGGCAGAAGATCCTGGAGCTTGCCGACTCCCTACCGGATGAGCAAAAGTCAACAGTTGACCTTCCTCTTCCGACCGGAATTGATAAGAGCATTATTCCGATGCTTCCAGACCCTATCTATATCCCGGCGGTCAAGGATCTGGCGGATGACATCAAGACGACTGAAAGCACGCCGTTCGGAAAGATATTGGGAATCCTATTGCGAGCAATAGAAACCAAACTTCCATTTGAACCGCCCC